From a single Carassius carassius chromosome 8, fCarCar2.1, whole genome shotgun sequence genomic region:
- the LOC132145200 gene encoding uncharacterized protein LOC132145200 isoform X2: protein MRDDAESQQREERLSALSFHYPRPKPRPSVAPENHPTTKKPPVKPRRSIKCRPTAQQGQQKENETTVKRMDPALVLGPVRPLEALTPSLRAHTLLWFERMQLPRLHRPGQPLPRWLHGFATRREAEQLLQDKPQGCFLLRLSESKIGFVLSYRGEDRCRHFIIEEEEYGSSGSVYLIAGEHSRHRSLDDLISYYTHNPVGPFNEMLTVPCIQPDGGFAEINGWRVKDEEEERNGKAIDREEQTKLPMAIGPAVVDSLPTNPSKQTASATEEPVQYAAVRKPLKQTHSMPECRCGSETAPTGLENGSPEVAENPSNLNLTGDHLSPVDVQYARVNKPPRALSENTPNVSAQPDLQGATAAFTPPSIPNFDTTAADPKYWKLEPMHTYEEPPHTRSRPEEIDCYAVGWRRQAAGDGVNLPRNHLYSEVNIRGAQDGFAVPRPEPSLPLRPPPRSAHGPMQPELRGQSFGVSPLMTPPQHSGFHHSEQPNLNASSSSIYEQIPERPTSSRACLPPPIHKR from the exons ATGAGGGATG ATGCTGAATCTCAGCAGAGAGAAGAGCGATTGAGCGCGCTTTCTTTCCATTACCCAAGACCAAAGCCCCGTCCATCTGTAGCTCCAGAGAACCATCCAACAACCAAGAAACCTCCTGTAAAACCCCGGCGGAGCATCAAGTGTCGTCCCACAGCACAACAGGGCCAGCAGAAGGAAAATGAG ACGACAGTGAAGAGGATGGATCCTGCTCTGGTTTTGGGTCCCGTGAGGCCCCTGGAGGCTCTGACTCCATCTCTGCGCGCTCACACTCTGCTGTGGTTTGAAAGAATGCAGCTGCCGCGACTGCACAGGCCCGGACAGCCTCTTCCCCGCTGGCTCCATGGTTTCGCTACACGCAG GGAAGCGGAACAGCTGTTGCAGGATAAGCCACAAGGCTGTTTCCTGTTGAGGCTGAGCGAGTCAAAGATTGGCTTTGTGCTGTCTTACAG AGGAGAAGACCGGTGTCGTCATTTCATAATTGAAGAGGAGGAGTATGGATCATCTGGTAGTGTATATCTAATTGCTGGAGAACACAGCCGGCATAGAAGCTTGGACGACCTAATCAGCTACTACACCCATAATCCTGTGGGGCCTTTTAATGAGATGTTGACTGTACCTTGTATTCAG CCAGATGGGGGTTTTGCGGAAATTAATGGGTGGCGGGTAAAGGATGAGGAAGAAGAGAGAAATGGAAAAGCAATAGATCGAGAGGAACAGACAAAACTGCCCATGGCCATCGGTCCAGCTGTTGTGGATTcattacccacaaacccctccAAACAGACCGCTTCTGCTACAGAAGAGCCTGTTCAGTATGCAGCCGTGAGAAAGCCACTAAAACAGACGCACTCGATGCCAGAATGCAGGTGTGGAAGTGAAACAGCGCCTACTGGGCTAGAA AATGGAAGTCCTGAGGTTGCTGAAAACCCCTCAAATCTTAATCTAACAGGGGATCATCTTTCTCCTGTGGATGTCCAGTATGCTCGAGTTAACAAACCGCCAAGAGCACTATCGGAAAATACCCCCAACGTCAGTGCCCAACCTGACCTCCAGGGAGCAACAGCAGCCTTTACCCCTCCATCCATCCCAAACTTTGACACAACAGCAGCAGACCCGAAATACTGGAAACTGGAGCCCATGCACACTTATGAAGAACCCCCCCACACACGCAGTCGTCCAGAAGAGATTGACTGCTATGCTGTGGGGTGGAGGAGGCAGGCGGCAGGGGATGGAG TGAACCTTCCAAGGAATCATCTATATTCAGAGGTGAACATCAGGGGTGCCCAAGATGGCTTTGCTGTACCAAGACCCGAGCCTAGTCTTCCTCTAAGACCACCCCCAAGATCTGCTCATGGTCCTATGCAACCAGAGCTCAGAGGGCAG AGTTTTGGCGTGTCCCCACTGATGACTCCACCTCAACACTCTGGTTTTCATCATTCAGAGCAGCCAAATCTGAATGCTTCCTCCAGCTCCATTTATGAGCAGATTCCAGAAAGACCGACCAGCTCTAGAGCTTGTCTGCCCCCACCAATTCACAAACGCTGA
- the LOC132145200 gene encoding uncharacterized protein LOC132145200 isoform X1 has product MDFDYQKIKDAESQQREERLSALSFHYPRPKPRPSVAPENHPTTKKPPVKPRRSIKCRPTAQQGQQKENETTVKRMDPALVLGPVRPLEALTPSLRAHTLLWFERMQLPRLHRPGQPLPRWLHGFATRREAEQLLQDKPQGCFLLRLSESKIGFVLSYRGEDRCRHFIIEEEEYGSSGSVYLIAGEHSRHRSLDDLISYYTHNPVGPFNEMLTVPCIQPDGGFAEINGWRVKDEEEERNGKAIDREEQTKLPMAIGPAVVDSLPTNPSKQTASATEEPVQYAAVRKPLKQTHSMPECRCGSETAPTGLENGSPEVAENPSNLNLTGDHLSPVDVQYARVNKPPRALSENTPNVSAQPDLQGATAAFTPPSIPNFDTTAADPKYWKLEPMHTYEEPPHTRSRPEEIDCYAVGWRRQAAGDGVNLPRNHLYSEVNIRGAQDGFAVPRPEPSLPLRPPPRSAHGPMQPELRGQSFGVSPLMTPPQHSGFHHSEQPNLNASSSSIYEQIPERPTSSRACLPPPIHKR; this is encoded by the exons ATGGACTTTGACTACCAAAAGATTAAAG ATGCTGAATCTCAGCAGAGAGAAGAGCGATTGAGCGCGCTTTCTTTCCATTACCCAAGACCAAAGCCCCGTCCATCTGTAGCTCCAGAGAACCATCCAACAACCAAGAAACCTCCTGTAAAACCCCGGCGGAGCATCAAGTGTCGTCCCACAGCACAACAGGGCCAGCAGAAGGAAAATGAG ACGACAGTGAAGAGGATGGATCCTGCTCTGGTTTTGGGTCCCGTGAGGCCCCTGGAGGCTCTGACTCCATCTCTGCGCGCTCACACTCTGCTGTGGTTTGAAAGAATGCAGCTGCCGCGACTGCACAGGCCCGGACAGCCTCTTCCCCGCTGGCTCCATGGTTTCGCTACACGCAG GGAAGCGGAACAGCTGTTGCAGGATAAGCCACAAGGCTGTTTCCTGTTGAGGCTGAGCGAGTCAAAGATTGGCTTTGTGCTGTCTTACAG AGGAGAAGACCGGTGTCGTCATTTCATAATTGAAGAGGAGGAGTATGGATCATCTGGTAGTGTATATCTAATTGCTGGAGAACACAGCCGGCATAGAAGCTTGGACGACCTAATCAGCTACTACACCCATAATCCTGTGGGGCCTTTTAATGAGATGTTGACTGTACCTTGTATTCAG CCAGATGGGGGTTTTGCGGAAATTAATGGGTGGCGGGTAAAGGATGAGGAAGAAGAGAGAAATGGAAAAGCAATAGATCGAGAGGAACAGACAAAACTGCCCATGGCCATCGGTCCAGCTGTTGTGGATTcattacccacaaacccctccAAACAGACCGCTTCTGCTACAGAAGAGCCTGTTCAGTATGCAGCCGTGAGAAAGCCACTAAAACAGACGCACTCGATGCCAGAATGCAGGTGTGGAAGTGAAACAGCGCCTACTGGGCTAGAA AATGGAAGTCCTGAGGTTGCTGAAAACCCCTCAAATCTTAATCTAACAGGGGATCATCTTTCTCCTGTGGATGTCCAGTATGCTCGAGTTAACAAACCGCCAAGAGCACTATCGGAAAATACCCCCAACGTCAGTGCCCAACCTGACCTCCAGGGAGCAACAGCAGCCTTTACCCCTCCATCCATCCCAAACTTTGACACAACAGCAGCAGACCCGAAATACTGGAAACTGGAGCCCATGCACACTTATGAAGAACCCCCCCACACACGCAGTCGTCCAGAAGAGATTGACTGCTATGCTGTGGGGTGGAGGAGGCAGGCGGCAGGGGATGGAG TGAACCTTCCAAGGAATCATCTATATTCAGAGGTGAACATCAGGGGTGCCCAAGATGGCTTTGCTGTACCAAGACCCGAGCCTAGTCTTCCTCTAAGACCACCCCCAAGATCTGCTCATGGTCCTATGCAACCAGAGCTCAGAGGGCAG AGTTTTGGCGTGTCCCCACTGATGACTCCACCTCAACACTCTGGTTTTCATCATTCAGAGCAGCCAAATCTGAATGCTTCCTCCAGCTCCATTTATGAGCAGATTCCAGAAAGACCGACCAGCTCTAGAGCTTGTCTGCCCCCACCAATTCACAAACGCTGA
- the LOC132144682 gene encoding translocon-associated protein subunit beta, protein MRLLCVFALVAVVPLVAGEEGARLLASKSLLNRYAVEGRDLTLQYNIYNVGTSAALEVELSDDSFPPEDFGIVSGMLNVKWDRIAPASNVSHTVVLRPLKAGYFNFTSASVSYLAQEGGQVVVGYTSAPGQGGILAQREFDRRFSPHYLDWAAFGVMTLPSIGIPLLLWYSSKRKYDSPKSKKN, encoded by the exons ATGAGGCTGCTCTGTGTGTTTGCTCTGGTTGCTGTGGTGCCTCTGGTGGCAGGAGAAGAAGGAGCTCGTCTGTTAGCCTCCAAATCCCTGCTGAACCGATACGCTGTGGAGGGACGAGATCTTACCCTGCAGTACAACATCTACAATGTGGGCACCAG tgCTGCCCTGGAGGTTGAGCTGTCTGATGACTCGTTCCCCCCTGAAGATTTCGGCATTGTCTCAGGAATGCTCAATGTGAAATGGGATCGTATTGCCCC TGCCAGTAATGTTTCTCACACTGTGGTTCTGCGGCCTCTTAAAGCAGGATACTTCAACTTCACCTCTGCTTCTGTTAGTTACCTGGCCCAGGAGGGTGGACAGGTCGTG GTTGGTTACACAAGTGCTCCGGGTCAGGGAGGCATCCTTGCACAGAGAGAGTTTGACAGACGCTTTTCTCCACATTAC ctGGACTGGGCAGCCTTTGGTGTCATGACCCTTCCCTCCATTGGCATTCCTCTGCTCCTTTGGTACTCCAGCAAGAGGAAATACGACTCACCGAAAAGCAAAAAGAACTGA
- the LOC132145204 gene encoding interferon-inducible GTPase 5-like yields MATFEDYCVITQEDLDGLKDCISTQDLPSVVNTIKEYFKQQDLVELNIGVTGESGSGKSTFVNAFRGLGDEEEGSAKTGVVETTIEPEVYLHPKYKNVKVWDLPGIGTPNFKADEYLERVEFKRYDFFIIIASDRFRECHTQLAKEIMRMGKTFYFVRSKTDLSIEAEKRKKNFDLNKTLDTIRKDCENGLRKIGIEDPVVFLISGWELGKYDLNVLQERMEKELPQHKRRVLMLALPNITLEINEKKKKALEENIVKVALLSACVATVPVPGLSIAVDLAIIAVEIEKYCNAFGLDRESVEKLCEKYGKRIETVEGLIKSAWYKGICTGSVVTLLRDVSFLMTEDAVESVVRFVPILGAIAAGAMSFWSVSTMLKSALNDIAEDARNVLMGLLETEV; encoded by the exons ATGGCTACATTTGAAGATTATTGTGTAATAACCCAGGAGGACTTGGATGGTCTTAAAGATTGCATATCTACCCAGGATCTCCCTTCAGTGGTAAACACAATCAAGGAGTACTTTAAACAGCAGGATCTTGTAGAACTAAACATTGGTGTGACGGGAGAgtctggctctggaaagtccacgttTGTCAATGCGTTCAGGGGTTTAGGAGATGAAGAAGAGGGCTCTGCTAAAACTGGTGTAGTGGAGACCACTATAGAACCAGAGGTTTACCTTCAcccaaaatacaaaaatgtgaaaGTGTGGGATCTTCCTGGCATTGGAACGCCAAACTTTAAAGCTGATGAGTATCTTGAACGGGTTGAGTTTAAGCGTTATGATTTTTTCATCATCATTGCTTCAGATCGGTTCAGAGAATGCCACACTCAGCTGGCCAAAGAGATCATGAGGATGGGGAAAACGTTTTATTTTGTTCGTTCCAAGACTGACTTGAGCATTGAggctgaaaagagaaagaaaaactttgaCCTGAATAAGACACTGGATACTATCCGAAAGGACTGTGAAAACG GTCTGAGAAAGATCGGTATAGAAGATCCTGTTGTGTTTCTGATCTCTGGATGGGAGCTTGGAAagtatgatttaaatgttctgcaggagaggatggagaaggAGCTTCCACAGCATAAGAGACGAGTGCTGATGTTGGCTTTGCCAAATATTACACTGGAGATTaatgagaaaaagaagaaagctCTCGAGGAAAACATTGTAAAAGTTGCCCTTCTGTCTGCTTGTGTGGCTACTGTTCCTGTTCCTGGTCTATCAATTGCTGTGGATTTAGCCatcatagcagttgagatagagaAATACTGCAATGCCTTTGGTCTTGATAGGGAGTCTGTGGAGAAGCTCTGTGAAAAATATGGGAAGAGAATAGAGACTGTAGAGGGTCTGATTAAGTCAGCTTGGTATAAAGGAATATGCACAGGTTCAGTGGTAACCTTACTAAGAGACGTATCCTTTCTGATGACAGAAGATGCTGTTGAATCTGTTGTTAGGTTTGTACCAATTTTAGGTGCTATAGCCGCAGGAGCAATGTCCTTTTGGTCTGTGTCAACAATGCTGAAGAGTGCTCTGAATGACATAGCAGAAGATGCCAGGAATGTGCTGATGGGTTTGCTAGAGACTGAAGTTTAA